In Uranotaenia lowii strain MFRU-FL chromosome 2, ASM2978415v1, whole genome shotgun sequence, one genomic interval encodes:
- the LOC129748511 gene encoding probable serine hydrolase: MNPTLPPKFEPVEIPTPHGHISGYRYGPKHIRPILLIHGYGDNSGSFERLMPLLPPDGAYLAIDLPGHGRSSRIPNGCIYYMTDTVLIILRIMKFYDWSKVSLICHSLGAMMSYSFIGMFPDKVDLLIGLDALQPSFPGDIMEQHGYFLLRVFSADEAYIRGDKPNEYSYEELIEKIHVNRSYVIPRELCSHILHRDIKESTGQGGKFYLQQDNRTKSVMFLGWSKEINKRTAEKISCPVLVIRAMDSMIFGDEEEAEELLEITKIRNPHSSFLRATGNHYMHLVDAERTASIITAFLDECGYFQKPLDSKL, from the exons ATGAACCCAACGCTACCACCA AAATTTGAACCGGTCGAAATTCCAACTCCTCATGGTCACATTTCGGGATATCGCTATGGCCCAAAGCACATCAGACCGATCCTGCTTATTCATGGATACGGCGATAATAGTGGTTCTTTCGAAAGATTGATGCCATTGCTTCCACCGGATGGAGCTTACTTAGCCATCGATTTACCTGGCCATGGTCGATCGTCGAGAATTCCAAACGGTTGTATCTATTACATGACGGATACCGTGCTTATTATTTTGCGTATCATGAAATTCTATGACTGGTCTAAGGTTTCCCTGATATGTCACTCACTAGGAGCCATGATGAGTTATTCCTTTATAGGAATGTTCCCGGATAAAGTTGATCTTTTAATCGGTTTGGATGCTTTGCAGCCCAGTTTTCCGGGTGATATAATGGAGCAGCATGGCTACTTTTTGCTGCGAGTATTTAGCGCCGATGAAGCCTATATAAGAGGAGATAAGCCAAACGAATACTCCTACGAAGAGTTGATTGAGAAAATCCACGTCAATCGTTCTTACGTGATCCCGAGAGAACTTTGTTCCCATATCCTGCATCGCGATATAAAGGAGTCCACGGGGCAGGGAGGAAAGTTCTACCTCCAGCAGGATAATCGAACAAAATCGGTGATGTTTCTTGGTTGGTCGAAGGAAATTAACAAGCGGACGGCCGAAAAAATTTCCTGCCCTGTGTTGGTGATTCGAGCGATGGATTCGATGATTTTTGGCGATGAAGAGGAAGCTGAGGAATTGCTGGAGATTACCAAAATAAGAAATCCTCACTCGAGTTTTCTGCGAGCTACAGGAAATCATTACATGCATTTGGTTGACGCTGAACGCACTGCCTCGATCATAACAGCTTTTTTGGATGAGTGTGGATACTTTCAAAAACCTTTGGATAGTAAACTCTGA
- the LOC129747768 gene encoding kynurenine formamidase-like has protein sequence MASPSLEQIDLWEKEYSPSEWSKRFPTAAEVIDYHVKFVTKESDNNRSELKYDLDLEYGSDDSDKFDIYGDNLPDDAPLFVYIHGGYWQMLSKKDSAYCARPLVEKGFRVIIIEYELCPKITLEEQVQQIKRAGEYLLNYAEENRVQHISIAGHSAGAHLIACMLDRCFVETVGDEIHLVKHVHLISGVFKLEELRHTKAVNSGNLLGLDDTNTRLLSPIYSDFEHLKGLQMKIHVYVAEHDSHVFKQMSREMFEHLQSFGLETSFLVLPGLDHFDIVEKLSEKTHLITSEILKTISNQ, from the exons ATGGCTTCTCCTAGCTTAGAGCAGATAGACTTGTGGGAGAAGGAATATTCGCCAAGTGAGTGGAGTAAGCGTTTTCCAACGGCCGCTGAAGTAATTGATTATCATGTAAAGTTTGTTACCAAAG AAAGTGATAACAATCGCTCCGAGCTGAAATATGACCTGGATCTGGAGTACGGCAGCGATGACAGTGACAAATTCGACATCTATGGGGACAATCTCCCAGATGATGCTCCCTTGTTCGTGTACATTCATGGCGGCTACTGGCAGATGTTAAGCAAGAAGGACTCAGCGTACTGCGCTCGACCTCTGGTTGAAAAGGGCTTCCGAGTGATCATCATAGAGTAcgagctttgcccaaaaatcaCCCTCGAGGAGCAGgttcagcaaataaaaagagcCGGAGAGTACTTGCTAAACTATGCGGAAGAAAATAGAGTTCA GCATATCTCGATTGCAGGTCACTCGGCAGGTGCCCATCTGATAGCGTGCATGCTCGATCGCTGCTTCGTGGAAACCGTTGGGGACGAAATCCATCTGGTGAAACACGTGCATCTGATCTCGGGCGTGTTCAAGCTCGAGGAACTACGCCACACGAAAGCCGTCAACAGTGGGAACCTTCTGGGATTGGATGACACCAACACTAGGCTATTGTCTCCCATCTATAGCGACTTTGAACACCTGAAAGGGTTACAGATGAAAATACACGTTTATGTGGCCGAGCACGATAGCCACGTTTTCAAGCAAATGTCCAGAGAAATGTTCGAGCATTTGCAAAGCTTCGGATTGGAAACGTCCTTCCTGGTGCTACCGGGGCTGGATCATTTCGATATTGTGGAGAAATTGTCCGAAAAAACACATCTTATTACAAGtgaaatattgaaaaccatttctaatcaataa
- the LOC129746822 gene encoding daxx-like protein, translated as MDPASIIVLDSSDEESGEPKRRKLGPPAAPLPLAASDGMNGSNNHSRQLQPQNLSLRSPTDPSNKIRRIKPITVATNLSKESAENNNRHPVNDNFAIISYSDEWEKDLKKYQQILNDHEKQQQTKLAMKKRSPLLEEEMVDRKTATPGSSSTADSHTTSNTTASRRSEKKEKEKKSAFEKNPIGKEFADLLNACRKADTSPEMELLIQKKLIKYYECVHPDYINSKSFKKTVTTVTEEVTSNPELVYLKLSSIVEELNIRRKSRDSVMTNENITSTGSERKDNQIRRLNRALYILKKRIAKLEEMEVDFEEEINSAYLMQERYKKRAFEIYEKICDITGESKHAHRVVRKPIKFDGTHYPEFNRTIQTFVNRTSLFPDYFDVLKCLQHCNTQYGYRMRRDEMTKIAQDAFIKIGKLLQKRRKTDLYETVSYYSGAEKDPALVDRKLLDKLEDNKKLHRNVDDVIDKFARVQDKDTDDENELEPEAGASKSHNTKPSTSTSSGSKSPPSTSTKVDAEKGESDSKLEEKHEDTGSSSQVGSPAVAHSENDETKKPAEITTGDSSRPPSITEDAKEEPAKEGDKVDGKESTQQPADDLEDDEDDDDDEDEEEDEMVIKENVKPDTFDDIEISDDEELVVPS; from the exons ATGGATCCTGCATCGATCATTGTTTTGGATTCGTCGGATGAAGAG TCGGGAGAACCTAAAAGGCGCAAGTTGGGTCCACCAGCCGCCCCTCTTCCATTAGCAGCTtctgatggaatgaatggaaGCAACAACCACAGCAGGCAACTCCAGCCCCAAAACTTATCCCTTCGATCTCCTACGGACCcatcaaacaaaataagacgCATCAAGCCGATTACCGTGGCCACAAATTTATCCAAAGAGTCGGCAGAAAACAACAATCGCCATCCAGTCAATGACAATTTTGCCATCATTAGCTACTCAGATGAGTGGGAAAAGGATTTGAAAAAGTATCAACAGATACTGAACGATCACGAGAAGCAGCAGCAAACAAAACTGGCTATGAAAAAGAGAAGTCCATTGTTAGAGGAAGAAATGGTTGACCGGAAGACGGCCACACCAGGAAGCAGTAGCACTGCTGATTCTCACACTACATCGAATACCACCGCTAGTCGTCGCTCGGAGAAGAAAGAAAAGGAGAAAAAGAGCGCCTTTGAAAAGAACCCTATTGGTAAAGAGTTTGCTGATCTGCTGAACGCATGCAGAAAGGCCGATACTTCGCCAGAAATGGAGCTGCTCATCCAGAAGAAGTTAATCAAATATTACGAATGCGTCCATCCAGATTATatcaattcaaaaagttttaagaaaacaGTCACAACCGTTACGGAAGAGGTTACAAGTAATCCTGAACTGGTTTACCTTAAATTGTCCAGCATAGTAGAGGAACTGAATATAAGACGTAAATCACGTGATTCGGTGATGACAAATGAGAACATAACTAGCACAGGCAGCGAAAGAAAGGACAATCAGATTCGACGCTTGAATCGAGCATTGTACATTTTGAAGAAGCGCATTGCCAAGCTAGAGGAAATGGAGGTGGACTTTGAGGAGGAAATCAACTCGGCCTATCTGATGCAGGAGCGCTACAAAAAGCGTGCTTTCGAgatttacgaaaaaatctgTGATATAACCGGCGAAAGCAAACACGCACATCGGGTCGTGCGGAAGCCTATCAAATTCGATGGCACGCACTATCCCGAGTTTAACCGCACCATTCAGACGTTCGTCAATCGAACGAGCTTGTTTCCGGATTATTTCGATGTATTGAAGTGTTTGCAACATTGCAACACCCAGTACGGCTATCGGATGAGGCGAGACGAGATGACCAAGATAGCCCAGGATGCATTTATCAAGATCGGGAAGCTGCTGCAGAAGCGGAGAAAAACGGATTTGTATGAAACGGTTTCGTACTACAGTGGCGCAGAAAAGGATCCGGCGTTGGTGGATCGGAAGCTGCTGGACAAACTGGAAGACAACAAGAAGCTGCATCGCAACGTCGACGATGTCATTGATAA ATTCGCCCGAGTTCAAGACAAAGATACGGACGACGAGAATGAATTGGAACCCGAGGCTGGTGCTTCGAAAAGCCATAACACTAAGCCATCTACAAGCACTTCAAGCGGTAGCAAATCACCTCCTAGCACATCAACAAAGGTCGATGCGGAGAAAGGAGAATCCGATTCGAAACTGGAAGAAAAACATGAAGATACTGGCAGCAGTAGTCAAGTTGGATCTCCTGCAGTTGCACACAGCGAAAATGATGAGACAAAGAAACCGGCTGAAATTACCACTGGAGATAGTAGTAGACCACCAAGCATAACCGAGGATGCAAAAGAAGAACCCGCAAAGGAGGGTGACAAGGTGGATGGAAAAGAATCCACTCAGCAACCGGCAGATGATCTTGAAGACGACGaagacgatgatgatgacgagGATGAGGAAGAAGACGAGATGGTTATCAAGGAAAACGTTAAGCCCGATACTTTCGATGATATCGAAATTTCTGACGACGAGGAGCTCGTCGTACCATCTTAG
- the LOC129746823 gene encoding 40S ribosomal protein S21 — translation MENDAGEFVDLYCPRKCSSSNRIIHAKDHASIQINIVDVNPQTGRMLETSKVYAICGEIRRMGESDDCIVRLAKKDGLLTKNY, via the exons ATGGAGAACGACGCCGGAGAATTCGTTGATCTGTACTGCCCAAGGAAGTG CTCCTCGAGCAACCGCATCATCCACGCCAAGGATCATGCCTCCATCCAGATCAACATCGTCGACGTGAACCCCCAGACTGGCCGCATGCTGGAAACCTCCAAGGTGTACGCCATCTGCGGTGAAATTCGCCGTATGGGTGAATCCGACGATTGCATCGTCCGACTGGCCAAGAAGGATGGTCTGCTTACCAA GAACTACTAA